A single genomic interval of Methyloceanibacter caenitepidi harbors:
- the dapF gene encoding diaminopimelate epimerase codes for MSATTHSFRKMNGLGNDFVVIDRRHDDLSLPADAVRAIADRATGIGCDQLIALDPSSEADVFMRIWNADGGEVAACGNAARCVAGVVAGELGRPTVTIETEDQVLGAYAGPDGLVTIDMGEPRLAWDEIPLTEEFHDTSCIELQAGPIDAPVLHSPGVVSMGNPHAIFFVDDAEAIDLGRIGPMLEHHPLFPERANISVARVLDEGHIRLRTWERGAGLTRACGTAACASAVAAVRRGLTDRKVTVSLPGGDLVIEWREGDGHVLMTGPYALDFEGTLPPELLGSEAQGV; via the coding sequence ATGAGCGCCACCACGCACAGCTTCCGCAAGATGAACGGTCTCGGGAACGACTTTGTCGTGATCGATCGCCGTCACGACGATCTTTCCTTGCCGGCGGATGCGGTGCGCGCGATCGCGGACCGAGCGACGGGTATCGGCTGCGACCAGCTGATCGCGCTCGATCCCTCGTCCGAGGCGGACGTGTTCATGCGCATCTGGAATGCCGACGGGGGCGAAGTGGCCGCCTGCGGCAACGCGGCACGCTGCGTGGCGGGCGTCGTGGCCGGTGAGCTCGGCCGCCCTACGGTGACCATCGAAACCGAAGATCAGGTGCTCGGCGCGTATGCGGGTCCGGACGGTCTCGTCACCATCGACATGGGCGAGCCGCGTCTTGCCTGGGATGAGATTCCTCTGACCGAGGAGTTTCACGACACGAGCTGCATCGAGTTGCAGGCCGGGCCGATCGATGCGCCGGTGCTGCATTCGCCGGGCGTGGTCAGCATGGGTAATCCGCATGCGATCTTCTTCGTCGACGACGCGGAAGCCATCGATCTCGGCCGGATCGGGCCCATGCTTGAGCACCATCCCCTGTTTCCCGAGCGCGCCAATATCTCGGTCGCGCGGGTTCTGGACGAGGGCCATATCCGCCTTCGCACCTGGGAGCGGGGTGCGGGGCTCACCCGCGCCTGCGGCACGGCCGCGTGCGCGTCCGCCGTTGCGGCGGTCCGGCGCGGGCTCACCGATCGGAAGGTCACGGTGTCGCTGCCGGGCGGGGATCTCGTGATCGAATGGCGCGAGGGCGATGGTCACGTGCTGATGACGGGCCCCTACGCGCTGGATTTCGAGGGTACGTTGCCGCCCGAGCTGCTTGGCTCAGAAGCGCAAGGCGTCTGA
- a CDS encoding MarR family winged helix-turn-helix transcriptional regulator translates to MTTKSKNPLESSATHLLHRAGQRAADIFAEEAKKSGLTPRQYAVLTAVSQEEGLPQAELVARTGIDRSTLADIVARLLGRGLIQRKRAKEDGRAYAIKLSAKGTKALAKAKPAASTADSRLLAGLSATKRNEFLATLATIVAAGDDA, encoded by the coding sequence ATGACGACGAAATCTAAGAATCCGCTCGAGAGCTCGGCGACGCATCTGTTGCACCGCGCGGGTCAGCGGGCGGCAGACATCTTTGCCGAAGAGGCGAAGAAGAGCGGACTCACGCCTCGACAGTACGCCGTCCTCACCGCCGTCTCTCAGGAAGAGGGCTTGCCGCAGGCGGAGCTTGTTGCGCGCACCGGCATCGATCGCTCGACCTTGGCCGACATCGTCGCCCGGCTGCTTGGGCGGGGTCTCATTCAGCGCAAGCGCGCCAAGGAGGACGGCCGGGCCTACGCCATCAAGCTGAGCGCGAAGGGGACGAAAGCCTTGGCAAAGGCGAAGCCTGCCGCAAGCACGGCAGATTCGCGGCTTCTGGCGGGCCTCAGCGCGACGAAACGGAACGAGTTTCTGGCTACGCTGGCCACGATCGTGGCCGCGGGAGACGACGCCTAG
- a CDS encoding heme ABC transporter permease: MTFSLTNLANPSRFLTFAGAVIPWLAALTAILLGIGLYQAFFVAPADYQQGETVRIMYIHVPAAWVGMGCYAVIAIAALGTLIWRHPLADVAAKAAAPIGATFTFVILVTGSLWGKPMWGTYWVWDARLTSLLVLFLLYLGLIALWQSIEDPGRAGRAAAILALVGAVNLPIIKFSVDWWNTLHQPASVFRAGGPTIDPALLTPLFVMGGAFLALFVLLHLIAMRAEILRRRVRVLQQTQVAQAAMS, encoded by the coding sequence ATGACATTCTCACTGACCAATCTCGCCAACCCCTCGCGCTTCTTGACCTTTGCCGGGGCGGTGATTCCGTGGCTCGCCGCGCTCACGGCGATCCTGCTCGGGATTGGCCTGTATCAGGCGTTCTTCGTAGCGCCCGCCGACTACCAGCAAGGCGAGACCGTCCGGATCATGTACATCCACGTGCCCGCCGCCTGGGTCGGCATGGGCTGCTACGCGGTCATCGCCATCGCTGCGCTCGGCACACTGATCTGGCGGCACCCGCTGGCCGACGTGGCGGCGAAGGCCGCGGCCCCGATCGGCGCGACGTTCACCTTCGTGATCCTGGTGACCGGCTCGCTCTGGGGCAAACCCATGTGGGGCACCTATTGGGTGTGGGATGCGCGGCTGACGTCGCTGCTCGTGCTGTTTCTGCTCTATCTCGGGCTGATTGCCCTATGGCAGTCGATCGAGGACCCGGGACGGGCCGGACGCGCGGCCGCGATCCTGGCGCTGGTCGGTGCCGTCAACCTGCCCATCATCAAATTCTCGGTCGACTGGTGGAACACGCTGCATCAGCCCGCGAGCGTCTTCCGCGCCGGCGGTCCGACGATCGATCCCGCACTCCTCACGCCGCTCTTCGTGATGGGGGGCGCCTTCCTTGCACTCTTTGTGCTGCTGCACCTCATCGCCATGCGCGCTGAAATCCTGCGGCGCCGGGTGCGCGTCCTGCAACAGACTCAAGTCGCTCAAGCGGCCATGTCTTAG
- the ccmA gene encoding heme ABC exporter ATP-binding protein CcmA: MSTLFSVSLAAHDVACDRGGRRLFEGLSFSLEPGDALLVQGPNGTGKTSLMRQIAGLLPLAAGEIAAAGAEADTPAAELCHYVGHLNGLKASLSVRENLAFWMDYLRGDFESGDVDFALDVFGLTPIADIAAGFLSAGQKRKLALSRLFACPRPIWLLDEPSVSLDTASVARLAKAIEAHGQAGGIAIVSTHVPLGGAFTHTLDLQCLDPGEAPDQEPAS; this comes from the coding sequence ATGAGCACCCTTTTCTCCGTATCCCTCGCGGCTCATGACGTCGCCTGCGACCGAGGCGGGCGGCGCCTGTTCGAGGGGCTTTCCTTCAGCCTCGAGCCCGGTGATGCGCTCCTCGTGCAGGGCCCCAACGGGACGGGCAAGACCAGCCTTATGCGTCAGATCGCCGGCCTGCTGCCTCTCGCGGCGGGAGAGATCGCCGCGGCGGGCGCCGAGGCGGATACACCGGCGGCCGAACTGTGCCACTACGTCGGACATCTGAATGGACTGAAAGCCAGTCTGAGCGTGCGGGAGAACCTGGCGTTTTGGATGGACTATCTGCGCGGCGACTTTGAAAGTGGCGACGTGGACTTCGCGCTCGACGTTTTCGGGCTGACGCCGATCGCCGATATCGCGGCCGGGTTCCTCTCCGCCGGCCAGAAGAGAAAGCTCGCGCTCTCGCGATTGTTTGCCTGTCCGCGCCCGATCTGGCTGCTCGACGAACCGTCGGTCTCACTCGATACCGCGTCCGTCGCGCGCCTTGCAAAGGCTATTGAGGCGCATGGGCAAGCGGGCGGCATCGCCATCGTCTCGACCCATGTCCCGCTGGGCGGTGCCTTCACCCATACGCTCGATCTGCAATGCCTGGATCCCGGCGAGGCCCCCGACCAGGAACCGGCATCGTGA
- a CDS encoding septation protein A, with protein sequence MTQPPDATTEPVTKTEIKKGKESEQSVAGKLLIELGPLLVFFGVNAAYGIFAGTAAFMVATIVSLGLAWWLYRKIPVMPVVSAGLVLAFGGLTLYLHDDTFIKLKPTIVYTMFAILLIGGLFARKPVLALLFGPVFNLTQEGWRKLTIRWAIFFVAMAVLNEFVWRSFSTDTWVSFKAFGFLPITFLFAMLQVPLMQRYGVEENSQQH encoded by the coding sequence ATGACGCAGCCGCCTGACGCCACAACGGAGCCGGTGACGAAGACCGAGATCAAGAAGGGCAAGGAGTCGGAGCAATCCGTCGCCGGAAAGCTCCTGATCGAGCTTGGGCCGCTGCTTGTGTTTTTCGGTGTGAACGCGGCTTATGGCATTTTTGCCGGCACCGCGGCGTTCATGGTGGCGACGATCGTCTCGCTCGGTCTTGCCTGGTGGCTATACCGGAAGATTCCGGTGATGCCGGTCGTCAGTGCGGGTCTGGTTCTCGCGTTCGGCGGTTTGACGCTTTACCTGCACGACGACACGTTCATCAAGCTCAAGCCGACGATCGTCTACACGATGTTCGCCATACTGCTGATCGGCGGTTTGTTCGCGCGGAAGCCCGTGCTCGCCCTTTTGTTCGGTCCCGTGTTCAATCTGACGCAGGAGGGTTGGCGTAAACTGACAATACGGTGGGCGATATTCTTCGTAGCCATGGCGGTCCTCAATGAATTTGTGTGGCGCAGTTTCTCGACCGACACATGGGTAAGTTTCAAAGCCTTCGGATTTCTCCCGATCACGTTTCTATTTGCCATGCTCCAAGTGCCGCTGATGCAGCGCTACGGGGTGGAAGAGAACTCGCAACAGCATTGA
- a CDS encoding DsbE family thiol:disulfide interchange protein — protein MPMGRKGSQVTDPQSPDGKDAAAVPATPERRFGVLLPFVIFAAIAGLFLIALNSGDPSNLPSALIGKPVPKFDLPPLNEAGATPSASGGITSATLGKGKPAVVHFFASWCGPCREEHPDVMALSKALHAQDPDIPFFGINYKDDATAARRFLGGYGDPYTGIGVDRSGRTAIDFGVYGVPELYVIASDGTVAFRHAGPLTREVVETKILPLIQSGAASAQSDQRQGEDEPSG, from the coding sequence ATGCCCATGGGACGCAAAGGCAGCCAGGTGACCGACCCTCAAAGCCCCGACGGGAAAGACGCCGCAGCTGTGCCCGCGACGCCCGAGCGCCGCTTCGGCGTTCTGCTGCCGTTCGTCATCTTCGCCGCCATTGCCGGCTTGTTCCTCATCGCGCTGAACTCTGGCGACCCGTCGAACCTGCCGTCGGCCCTGATCGGCAAGCCGGTACCGAAATTCGACCTACCGCCCCTGAATGAAGCCGGCGCAACGCCCAGCGCATCGGGCGGCATCACGTCCGCCACGCTCGGCAAGGGCAAGCCCGCCGTCGTCCATTTCTTCGCATCCTGGTGCGGGCCGTGCCGAGAGGAACATCCGGACGTCATGGCGCTCTCCAAAGCGCTGCACGCTCAAGATCCGGACATTCCGTTCTTTGGCATCAACTACAAAGACGACGCGACCGCCGCCCGCCGCTTCCTCGGTGGCTACGGCGATCCGTATACGGGCATCGGGGTCGACCGCTCAGGGCGGACGGCCATCGATTTCGGTGTGTACGGCGTTCCGGAGCTCTACGTGATCGCGAGCGACGGAACGGTTGCGTTCCGCCACGCGGGGCCGCTGACCCGAGAGGTCGTCGAGACGAAAATCCTACCGCTCATCCAAAGCGGCGCGGCGTCCGCGCAGTCAGATCAACGGCAGGGTGAGGACGAGCCGTCAGGCTAG
- the ccmB gene encoding heme exporter protein CcmB: MTAALALLRRDIALAFREGGAIGVALGFYLVVVAIAPFGLGPDMDLLARVAPGLLWIALLLAALLSADRIFHNDYEDGSLDVLAMGPLPLAAVAASKSLAHWVTTCVPLALLAPVLGLLLNFPIDAIPILVLAMLAGTPAVSFIAGIGASLTLGLRRSGLLLALLVLPLYVPVLIFGVSTISAAVTGPGSPWPPFLMLCAISLASMVLAPLAAAAALRNSFR; this comes from the coding sequence GTGACGGCCGCCCTCGCTCTTCTTCGGCGCGACATCGCACTCGCTTTCCGCGAAGGGGGCGCCATCGGCGTGGCGCTCGGCTTCTATTTGGTGGTGGTGGCCATTGCCCCGTTCGGTCTCGGGCCGGACATGGACCTCCTTGCGCGCGTAGCGCCGGGCCTCTTGTGGATCGCCCTGCTGTTGGCGGCGCTCCTGTCCGCCGACCGCATCTTTCACAACGACTACGAGGACGGATCCCTCGACGTGCTGGCTATGGGGCCTCTCCCGCTTGCCGCCGTAGCCGCATCGAAGTCACTCGCGCATTGGGTGACCACCTGTGTCCCCCTCGCCCTGCTTGCGCCGGTGCTGGGGTTGTTGCTCAACTTCCCGATCGACGCGATCCCGATCCTGGTCCTCGCGATGCTCGCGGGCACCCCGGCAGTCAGCTTCATTGCGGGGATCGGCGCCAGCCTTACACTGGGCCTACGTCGCAGCGGGCTCCTGCTCGCGCTGCTCGTCCTGCCGCTCTATGTGCCCGTGCTCATTTTCGGCGTATCCACCATTTCCGCCGCCGTGACGGGGCCCGGATCGCCCTGGCCGCCCTTCCTGATGCTCTGCGCGATCAGCCTGGCCAGCATGGTTCTGGCGCCGCTCGCCGCCGCCGCGGCCCTCCGCAACAGCTTCCGTTAG
- the acnA gene encoding aconitate hydratase AcnA translates to MTSAVLTSLDSFKCRRTLKVGKHEYEYFDLKVAEKKGLHGVGKLPFSLKVLLENLLRHEDGRTVTSDDIRALAEWVQNKRSDREIAFRPARVLMQDFTGVPAVVDLAAMRDAVAKLGGDSKKINPLAPVDLVIDHSVMVDAFGSGASFKFNVDKEYERNGERYAFLRWGAGAFDNFRVVPPGTGICHQVNLEYLAQTVWTKEENGKTVAYPDTLVGTDSHTTMVNGLAVLGWGVGGIEAEAAMLGQPISMLLPEVIGFELKGELKEGVTATDLVLTVVEMLREKGVVGKFVEFYGSGLDNLPLEDRATIANMAPEYGATCGFFPVDKEALAYLEATARKDSRVELVKAYAKAQGMYRKDDTDDPVFTDTLSLNLSDVVPSIAGPKRPQDRVALTNAAPAFSKVLDQEYGKGAEADKRVPVDGKNYDLGHGDVVIAAITSCTNTSNPYVMVGAGVLARNAVEKGLTVKPWVKTSLAPGSQVVTDYLEQAGLQKDLDALGFNLVGYGCTTCIGNSGPLPEEISHTIHENGLAVASVLSGNRNFEGRVNNDVRANYLASPPLVVAYALAGSVTIDLTTEPIGTGKDGKPVYLKDIWPSSKEIAKLVRKAVKKSMFKERYGDVFKGDPEWQAIAVEGGLTYQWDTSSTYVQEPPYFADMTMNPAPLTDIEDARVLGLFLDSITTDHISPAGAIKADSPAGRYLTQHGVAPADFNSYGSRRGNHEVMMRGTFANTRIKNQMVPGVEGGVTVHYPSGERLAMYDAAMRYKAENVPLVVFAGKEYGTGSSRDWAAKGTRLLGVRAVIAVSFERIHRSNLIGMGVLPLTFTDNASWETLGLVGNETVTLKGLADIQPGQIVEAAITYPDGKTRTVPLLVRIDTYDELDYFRNGGILHYVLRGLVKEAA, encoded by the coding sequence TTGACATCGGCTGTTTTGACCTCGCTCGACAGCTTCAAGTGCCGGCGCACTCTGAAGGTCGGTAAGCACGAGTACGAGTATTTTGATCTGAAGGTCGCGGAGAAAAAGGGGCTACACGGCGTCGGCAAGCTGCCGTTCTCCTTGAAGGTTCTGCTCGAGAACCTCCTGCGGCACGAGGACGGGCGCACGGTCACCTCGGACGACATCCGCGCGCTTGCCGAATGGGTTCAGAACAAGCGCAGCGACCGCGAGATTGCCTTCCGGCCCGCGCGCGTGCTGATGCAGGATTTCACGGGCGTTCCCGCGGTCGTCGACCTCGCGGCCATGCGCGATGCGGTCGCCAAGCTCGGCGGCGATTCCAAGAAGATCAACCCTTTGGCTCCCGTCGATCTCGTGATCGATCATTCTGTGATGGTCGATGCGTTCGGCTCCGGCGCCTCGTTCAAGTTCAACGTCGACAAGGAATATGAGCGCAACGGCGAGCGTTATGCGTTCCTGCGCTGGGGCGCCGGCGCGTTCGACAATTTCCGCGTCGTGCCGCCCGGAACCGGCATCTGCCACCAGGTCAATCTCGAATATCTGGCCCAGACCGTGTGGACAAAGGAAGAGAACGGCAAGACGGTCGCCTACCCGGATACGCTCGTCGGCACCGACTCCCACACGACCATGGTCAACGGGCTCGCGGTGCTTGGCTGGGGCGTCGGCGGCATCGAGGCGGAAGCGGCCATGCTCGGCCAACCGATCTCCATGCTGCTTCCCGAGGTGATCGGCTTCGAGCTCAAGGGAGAGCTCAAGGAAGGCGTCACCGCCACCGATCTCGTGCTCACCGTAGTCGAGATGCTGCGCGAGAAGGGCGTGGTCGGTAAGTTCGTTGAGTTCTATGGCTCGGGTCTCGACAATCTGCCGCTCGAAGACCGCGCCACCATCGCCAACATGGCGCCGGAATACGGCGCGACTTGCGGCTTCTTCCCCGTCGACAAGGAAGCTCTGGCTTATTTGGAAGCCACCGCGCGCAAGGACTCCCGCGTCGAACTGGTTAAGGCCTACGCCAAGGCACAAGGCATGTACCGCAAGGATGACACGGACGATCCTGTCTTCACCGACACGCTGTCGCTCAACCTCTCCGACGTCGTGCCGTCGATTGCCGGTCCGAAGCGGCCGCAGGACCGTGTGGCGCTCACCAACGCGGCGCCTGCGTTCTCGAAGGTCCTCGACCAGGAATACGGCAAGGGCGCTGAGGCCGATAAGCGCGTTCCGGTCGACGGAAAGAACTACGACCTCGGACACGGTGACGTTGTCATCGCCGCGATCACGTCCTGCACCAACACGTCCAACCCTTACGTGATGGTGGGTGCCGGCGTGCTGGCGCGCAACGCGGTCGAGAAGGGGCTCACCGTGAAGCCCTGGGTGAAGACCTCACTCGCGCCCGGTTCGCAAGTCGTCACCGACTACCTGGAGCAGGCGGGACTGCAAAAAGATCTCGACGCGCTGGGCTTCAATCTCGTCGGCTATGGCTGCACGACGTGTATCGGCAACTCCGGGCCGTTGCCCGAAGAGATCTCGCATACGATCCACGAGAACGGCCTTGCCGTCGCCTCGGTGCTCTCCGGCAACCGGAACTTCGAGGGCCGGGTGAACAACGACGTGCGGGCGAATTATCTCGCCTCGCCGCCGCTCGTGGTCGCCTATGCCCTGGCGGGCTCGGTCACGATCGATCTGACGACCGAGCCGATCGGCACGGGCAAGGACGGCAAGCCGGTCTATCTCAAGGACATCTGGCCGTCGTCCAAGGAGATCGCGAAACTCGTGCGCAAGGCAGTCAAGAAGTCCATGTTCAAGGAGCGCTATGGCGACGTGTTCAAGGGCGACCCGGAATGGCAGGCCATCGCCGTCGAAGGCGGACTCACCTATCAGTGGGACACATCGTCGACCTACGTGCAGGAGCCGCCGTACTTCGCCGACATGACCATGAACCCCGCGCCGTTGACGGATATCGAAGACGCGCGCGTGCTTGGCCTTTTCCTGGACTCGATCACGACCGACCACATCTCGCCTGCTGGCGCGATCAAGGCGGACAGTCCTGCGGGCCGATACCTGACCCAGCACGGCGTCGCTCCGGCGGACTTCAACTCCTACGGCTCGCGGCGCGGCAATCACGAGGTGATGATGCGCGGCACGTTCGCCAACACGCGCATCAAGAACCAGATGGTTCCCGGCGTCGAGGGCGGCGTGACCGTGCATTACCCCTCCGGTGAGCGCCTTGCCATGTACGACGCGGCGATGCGCTACAAGGCCGAGAACGTGCCGTTGGTGGTGTTCGCCGGCAAGGAATACGGCACGGGATCCTCGCGTGACTGGGCCGCCAAGGGCACGCGCCTCTTGGGCGTGCGCGCCGTCATTGCCGTGAGCTTCGAACGGATCCACCGCTCGAACCTGATCGGCATGGGCGTGCTGCCGCTGACGTTCACGGACAATGCGTCATGGGAGACGCTGGGTCTCGTCGGCAACGAGACCGTGACTCTCAAGGGGCTCGCGGACATTCAGCCGGGCCAAATCGTCGAGGCCGCCATCACCTATCCGGACGGCAAGACGCGAACGGTTCCCTTGCTGGTCCGCATCGACACGTATGACGAGCTGGACTACTTCCGCAACGGGGGAATCTTGCACTACGTGCTGCGCGGCCTTGTGAAAGAGGCGGCTTAA
- the ftsY gene encoding signal recognition particle-docking protein FtsY → MSGEERPEEKQGWFARLKAGVSRTSSALGENLTGVLTKRKLDEETLDELEEVLLKADLGFAMADRIRDRLSMGRHDKNITAADVRAVLAEEVAQVLEPVAKPLELDADAKPHVILVVGVNGTGKTTTIGKLAHQFVKNGKTVLLAAGDTFRAAAIDQLKIWGGRVGAEVVARDVGADPAGVAFEALERAKEAGTDVLLIDTAGRLHNKGDLMAELAKVVRVLKKFDPDAPHTVLLVLDATTGQNALSQVQTFREIAGVTNLVVTKLDGSARGGIVVAIAEKFGLPINAIGVGEGIEDFEPFDAHDYARAIAGADQENDAAA, encoded by the coding sequence GTGAGCGGCGAGGAGAGGCCCGAAGAGAAGCAGGGATGGTTCGCGCGGCTCAAGGCAGGCGTATCGCGCACGTCCAGCGCGCTGGGTGAAAACCTCACCGGTGTACTCACCAAGCGCAAGCTCGACGAGGAGACACTGGACGAACTCGAGGAAGTTCTGCTCAAGGCCGATCTCGGCTTCGCCATGGCCGATCGCATCCGCGATCGCCTCTCGATGGGGCGGCACGACAAGAACATCACCGCCGCCGATGTGCGCGCCGTTCTGGCCGAAGAAGTCGCGCAGGTTCTGGAGCCGGTCGCGAAGCCGCTCGAGCTCGACGCGGACGCCAAGCCGCACGTGATCCTGGTCGTCGGTGTCAACGGAACGGGTAAGACGACCACGATCGGCAAGCTTGCCCACCAGTTCGTCAAGAACGGGAAGACTGTCCTGCTCGCCGCCGGGGACACGTTCCGCGCCGCCGCCATCGATCAGCTCAAGATCTGGGGCGGACGTGTTGGGGCCGAAGTGGTTGCACGGGATGTCGGCGCGGATCCGGCCGGCGTCGCCTTCGAAGCGCTCGAGCGGGCGAAGGAAGCCGGCACGGATGTCCTGCTTATCGATACGGCAGGGCGGTTGCACAACAAGGGCGACCTCATGGCCGAACTGGCAAAGGTTGTTCGCGTGTTGAAGAAATTCGATCCGGACGCGCCGCATACGGTCCTGCTCGTATTGGATGCCACCACCGGACAGAACGCATTGAGCCAGGTCCAAACGTTTCGCGAGATCGCAGGCGTCACCAATCTCGTCGTAACCAAGCTCGATGGTTCGGCGCGCGGCGGCATCGTGGTGGCGATCGCAGAGAAGTTCGGTCTCCCCATAAATGCCATCGGAGTCGGCGAGGGTATCGAAGATTTCGAGCCGTTCGATGCGCATGACTATGCGCGCGCTATTGCAGGAGCAGACCAAGAGAATGACGCAGCCGCCTGA
- the ccmD gene encoding heme exporter protein CcmD yields the protein MLGLGPHASFIIGAYAVAFVALGALTIAIIADDRKQRRLLADLERQGITRRSAARRRPAATPTVTRTAP from the coding sequence ATGCTCGGTCTCGGACCCCATGCCAGCTTCATCATCGGCGCCTACGCCGTGGCGTTCGTCGCGTTGGGGGCGCTCACGATCGCCATCATCGCGGATGACCGCAAACAGCGACGCCTCTTGGCCGACCTCGAGCGGCAAGGCATCACCCGCCGCTCGGCCGCAAGGCGGAGACCTGCGGCAACGCCGACCGTGACCCGCACCGCGCCGTGA
- the mtaB gene encoding tRNA (N(6)-L-threonylcarbamoyladenosine(37)-C(2))-methylthiotransferase MtaB, which yields MSDLDIITFGCRLNSYESEVMREHANAAGLADAVIVNTCAVTGEAVRQARQAIRKARRERPDAKIVVTGCAAQIDPDQFAQMDEVDRVIGNQEKLEARTFQSLGMPGLGTEDTEKVSVNDIMAVTETAGHLIDGFGGRARAYVQIQNGCDHRCTFCIIPYGRGPSRSVPAGEVVAQVRRLVENGYQEIVLTGVDMTAYGKDLPGVSTLGKLVRTVLKLVPELPRLRLSSIDSVEADPDLIAAIAEEERLMPHLHLSLQAGDDLTLKRMKRRHARADSVAFCEAMRRVRPDIVFGADIIAGFPTETADMFQNSLSLVDDCGLTFLHVFPFSPREGTPAARMPQVHGTVIAERARALREKGAAALHVHLEGAKGRRIQVLMETDNQGRSADFTPVRVDPCTIGAGALVDCVVAGDDGAAWIAEALR from the coding sequence ATGTCGGATCTGGACATCATCACCTTTGGCTGCAGGCTCAATTCTTACGAGTCCGAAGTCATGCGCGAGCACGCGAACGCCGCCGGCCTTGCCGACGCGGTGATCGTCAACACCTGCGCGGTGACCGGCGAGGCTGTCCGCCAAGCGCGCCAGGCGATCCGCAAGGCGCGTCGCGAGCGCCCCGATGCGAAGATCGTGGTGACCGGTTGCGCAGCCCAGATCGATCCGGATCAGTTCGCGCAGATGGACGAGGTGGATCGCGTCATCGGCAACCAGGAAAAGCTTGAGGCGCGGACGTTCCAGTCTCTCGGCATGCCAGGTCTCGGGACGGAGGACACGGAAAAGGTCTCGGTCAACGACATCATGGCGGTCACGGAGACGGCGGGCCATCTGATCGACGGCTTCGGCGGCCGCGCTCGCGCCTATGTGCAGATCCAGAACGGCTGCGATCATCGTTGCACGTTCTGCATCATCCCGTATGGACGCGGGCCGTCGCGGTCGGTGCCTGCGGGCGAAGTGGTGGCGCAAGTTCGCCGCCTTGTGGAGAACGGCTATCAGGAGATCGTGCTGACCGGTGTCGACATGACAGCCTATGGCAAGGACCTGCCTGGCGTCTCGACGCTGGGCAAGCTTGTGCGGACCGTGCTCAAGCTCGTGCCCGAGCTGCCGCGTCTCCGGCTCTCCTCCATCGATTCCGTCGAAGCGGACCCGGACCTCATCGCGGCCATCGCCGAAGAAGAACGGCTGATGCCGCATCTGCACCTGTCTTTGCAGGCGGGCGACGATCTCACGTTGAAGCGGATGAAGCGCCGCCACGCGCGGGCCGACTCCGTTGCGTTTTGCGAAGCGATGCGACGCGTGCGTCCCGATATCGTGTTCGGCGCCGACATCATTGCCGGGTTCCCCACGGAAACCGCCGACATGTTCCAGAACTCGCTGTCGCTGGTGGACGATTGCGGCCTCACCTTCCTGCATGTCTTTCCGTTTTCGCCGCGCGAGGGTACGCCCGCCGCGCGCATGCCCCAGGTCCACGGCACCGTCATCGCTGAGCGGGCCCGGGCGCTGCGGGAGAAGGGCGCGGCCGCACTGCACGTCCATCTCGAAGGCGCGAAGGGCCGCCGCATCCAGGTTCTCATGGAGACGGACAACCAGGGCCGCTCCGCCGATTTCACGCCGGTCCGTGTCGATCCTTGCACGATAGGCGCGGGCGCTCTCGTCGACTGTGTCGTTGCGGGCGACGACGGCGCCGCGTGGATTGCGGAGGCGCTGCGGTGA